A section of the Macadamia integrifolia cultivar HAES 741 chromosome 9, SCU_Mint_v3, whole genome shotgun sequence genome encodes:
- the LOC122089136 gene encoding nuclear intron maturase 2, mitochondrial produces the protein MHRHFAAFGRRFLISPTLCPTNDTFLSCKLINSLCPRNKGVSYFRFLSVMALQRQLPDPDDPSTLMKEDGVAVCSSMWIENFREPDKTLTNLTDYLRRFELWVLAYQKVCADEMGSFMPRSAVQKSALEDLLALRNAVLDGRFKWGARLEFFIRAPKDKTDLDTLSKRKIRALLTTTQPAAFQDRVVQEVLFMILEPIYEARFSQKSFGFRPGRTAHTVLRVIRRNFAGYLWYIKGDLSTILDGVKVGLVINALIRDVRDKKVIDLIKTALVTPVITSRVDDGEKKKKKRKYQKKKVLAEDEPKPDPYWLQTFFGFAPEEAEKVPSWGHCGILSPLLANICLDELDHWIEDKIKEFYRPSKSDVIWNSQDGEVEQGNTSWPEFVPTSGPDKTRKMDYIRYGGHILIGVRGPRADAATLRKQLIEFCDQKYLLKLDNDGLPIEHITKGIMFLDHVLCRRVVYPTLRYTATGGKIISEKGVGTLLSVTASLKQCIKQFRKLDFLKGDRDPDPQPCFRMFHATQSHTNAQMNKFLATMVEWYRYADNRKKVVNFCSYIIRGSLAKLYAAKYKLRSRAKVYKIGSRNLSRPLKEKKGQSPEYHNLLRMGLVDSIEGLQYTRMSLVPETDYTPFPSGWRPDHEKVLLEYIRLEDPMTVEAQRSCLREEGLISPQEYISMLVWNYKRNSNIVDQLAVVENGGNNVLRGKEMLLSSSLESFCGRTTDDEENKGVQAASISGR, from the coding sequence ATGCATCGGCATTTTGCTGCATTTGGCCGTCGGTTTCTCATCAGTCCCACTCTTTGTCCAACCAATGATACATTTTTATCCTGCAAACTGATAAATTCCCTGTGCCCCAGAAACAAGGGAGTTTCCTATTTCAGGTTCCTCTCAGTGATGGCACTGCAGCGTCAACTTCCTGACCCTGATGACCCTTCCACCTTAATGAAGGAAGACGGCGTTGCAGTCTGCTCTTCAATGTGGATAGAGAATTTTCGAGAGCCCGATAAAACATTGACAAATCTAACAGACTACCTTCGACGGTTTGAGTTATGGGTGCTGGCTTACCAAAAGGTATGTGCTGATGAAATGGGCTCTTTCATGCCCCGAAGTGCAGTACAGAAATCCGCATTGGAGGATTTGTTGGCCCTTAGAAATGCTGTACTAGACGGTAGGTTTAAATGGGGAGCTAGGTTAGAGTTTTTCATTCGAGCTCCGAAGGACAAAACTGATCTTGATACACTCTCAAAACGGAAAATCAGGGCTCTTTTAACTACCACCCAACCGGCCGCATTCCAAGATCGAGTTGTCCAAGAAGTTTTGTTCATGATATTGGAACCTATTTATGAGGCTCGTTTCTCGCAGAAGTCATTTGGTTTCAGGCCTGGCCGGACTGCACACACAGTTTTACGGGTTATACGACGAAACTTTGCGGGATATCTTTGGTACATAAAGGGGGATCTTAGCACTATCTTAGATGGGGTGAAAGTGGGATTGGTGATTAATGCCCTGATAAGAGATGTGAGGGATAAGAAGGTGATTGATTTAATCAAAACTGCACTTGTGACTCCAGTCATCACGAGCCGAGTTGATGAtggggagaagaaaaagaagaagaggaagtatcagaagaagaaagtCTTAGCAGAGGATGAGCCAAAGCCTGACCCATATTGGTTGCAGACCTTCTTTGGATTTGCTCCAGAGGAGGCAGAGAAGGTTCCTTCTTGGGGCCACTGTGGGATTCTTAGTCCTCTTCTTGCAAACATATGCCTTGATGAGTTGGATCATTGGATAGAGGATAAGATCAAGGAGTTCTACCGTCCTTCAAAGAGTGATGTCATTTGGAATAGTCAGGATGGGGAAGTGGAGCAAGGTAATACGTCATGGCCGGAATTTGTGCCCACAAGTGGGCCTGACAAGACCCGGAAGATGGATTACATCCGTTATGGAGGCCACATCTTGATTGGAGTCCGGGGCCCAAGGGCAGATGCAGCAACCCTGAGGAAACAGTTAATTGAATTTTGTGATCAGAAGTATCTCCTCAAGCTTGACAACGATGGCCTTCCTATTGAACACATTACTAAGGGTATAATGTTTCTTGACCATGTCTTGTGCCGGAGGGTTGTGTATCCAACACTTAGATATACAGCAACTGGTGGAAAGATCATTAGTGAGAAGGGTGTAGGGACCCTTCTTTCAGTGACAGCAAGCTTGAAGCAATGCATCAAGCAATTCAGGAAGTTGGACTTTCTCAAGGGAGACAGAGATCCAGATCCACAGCCTTGTTTCAGAATGTTCCATGCTACTCAATCTCACACAAATGCGCAGATGAATAAGTTCCTGGCGACAATGGTAGAATGGTATAGATATGCAGACAACCGTAAAAAGGTTGTGAACTTTTGCTCTTACATCATAAGGGGATCACTGGCAAAGCTCTATGCGGCAAAATACAAGCTTCGTTCCCGAGCAAAGGTGTATAAGATTGGATCTCGAAATCTTAGCCGTCCATTGAAGGAGAAAAAAGGGCAGTCTCCCGAGTACCACAATTTGCTCAGAATGGGTCTGGTGGACTCAATTGAAGGGCTTCAGTATACCCGGATGTCTCTAGTACCTGAGACTGATTATACCCCTTTCCCCAGTGGTTGGCGACCTGATCATGAGAAGGTCTTGCTAGAATATATAAGACTTGAGGATCCGATGACTGTTGAAGCACAACGCAGTTGCCTTAGAGAAGAGGGTCTTATTTCGCCGCAGGAATACATCTCAATGCTTGTTTGGAACTACAAAAGGAACTCTAATATTGTGGATCAGCTTGCTGTGGTTGAGAATGGAGGCAATAATGTCCTAAGAGGAAAAGAAATGCTGTTAAGCTCAAGCTTGGAAAGCTTCTGTGGCAGGACCACAGACGATGAAGAGAATAAAGGAGTCCAGGCTGCCTCGATATCTGGaagatga
- the LOC122088950 gene encoding alcohol dehydrogenase-like yields MSSTAGKVIRCRAAVAWEAGKPLVIEEVEVAPPQASEVRLKILYTTLCHTDVYFWEAKGQNPVFPRIFGHEAGGIVESVGEGVTDLKPGDHVLPVFTGECGECPHCKSEESNMCDLLRINTDRGVMITDGKSRFSINGKPIYHFVGTSTFSEYTVCHVGCVAKINPSAPLDKVCVLSCGISTGLGATLNVAKPKKGSTVAVFGLGAVGLSAAEGARLAGASRIIGVDFNPNRFSEAKKFGCNEFVNPKDHDKPVQEVIAEMTNGGVDRSVECTGNVDAMISAFECVHDGWGVAVLVGVPHKDAVFKTHPVNFLNERTLKGTFYGNYKPRTDLPSLVEKYMNKELELEKFLTHEVSFSEINKAFDYMLKGESIRCIIRMEE; encoded by the exons ATGTCGAGCACTGCTGGCAAGGTCATTCGTTGCAGAG CTGCGGTTGCATGGGAAGCAGGGAAGCCATTAGTGATTGAAGAAGTGGAGGTGGCACCACCTCAGGCGTCTGAGGTTCGTCTGAAGATCCTCTACACCACTCTCTGCCACACCGATGTCTACTTCTGGGAGGCCAAG GGACAGAATCCTGTATTTCCTCGCATCTTCGGCCATGAGGCAGGAGG GATTGTGGAAAGTGTTGGAGAGGGTGTTACAGATCTGAAACCAGGGGACCATGTCCTTCCAGTGTTCACTGGGGAATGCGGGGAATGTCCTCACTGCAAATCCGAGGAGAGCAATATGTGTGATCTCCTGAGGATAAACACAGATAGGGGTGTGATGATTACTGATGGCAAGTCTAGGTTCTCAATTAACGGCAAGCCCATCTATCACTTTGTTGGCACTTCTACTTTCAGTGAGTACACAGTGTGCCATGTTGGCTGTGTCGCCAAGATCAATCCCTCAGCACCTCTTGACAAAGTTTGTGTTCTCAGCTGTGGAatctccacag GTCTTGGTGCCACCTTGAATGTTGCAAAGCCTAAGAAAGGTTCAACAGTGGCTGTCTTTGGGTTGGGAGCTGTAGGCCTTTCT GCTGCTGAAGGGGCCAGGCTTGCTGGAGCTTCCAGGATTATCGGTGTTGATTTTAACCCTAACAGATTCAGTGAAG CTAAGAAGTTTGGATGTAATGAGTTTGTGAACCCAAAAGACCATGACAAACCAGTACAAGAG GTGATTGCTGAGATGACGAATGGAGGAGTTGATCGAAGTGTTGAATGTACTGGAAATGTTGATGCCATGATCTCTGCATTCGAATGTGTTCATGAT GGTTGGGGAGTTGCTGTACTTGTGGGTGTTCCACACAAAGATGCTGTGTTCAAGACCCACCCAGTGAACTTTTTGAATGAAAGGACTCTCAAGGGGACCTTTTATGGGAACTATAAACCACGAACTGATCTTCCATCTCTTGTAGAGAAGTACATGAACAAG GAACTTGAGCTGGAGAAGTTCTTGACCCATGAAGTCTCATTCTCAGAGATCAACAAGGCTTTTGATTATATGCTGAAGGGAGAAAGCATCCGGTGCATCATCCGCATGGAAGAGTAG